One genomic segment of Sphingorhabdus sp. M41 includes these proteins:
- a CDS encoding NAD(P)H-quinone oxidoreductase, which produces MAVSELLQKEMTAIAISEPGGPEVLKSVTVAVPQPGSGEVLIRVAAAGVNRPDVVQRMGLYPVPPGASPLPGLEVSGTVVALGEGVGPEWIGRKICALTNGGGYAEFCVAPVGQCLDVPDSLTMAEAAALPETLFTVWGNLFNRAFAREGEAVLVHGGTSGIGTMAIMLGKLFGLKVIVTCGSDQKCTAAKQVGADHAINYKTEDFVEQIKKITDGKGVNIVLDMVAGDYVARNLQCLKEDGRHVTIAVQGGMQATINMAHVMMKRLILTGSTLRPQSAERKALIADELHRLVWPEVEAGKLKPVMDESFPLADAAKAHAHMEAGDHIGKIVLTVE; this is translated from the coding sequence ATGGCCGTATCTGAACTGTTGCAAAAAGAAATGACTGCTATCGCGATCAGCGAGCCGGGCGGACCGGAAGTATTGAAATCGGTAACCGTCGCGGTTCCGCAGCCGGGCTCGGGCGAGGTGCTGATCCGGGTGGCCGCTGCTGGCGTGAACCGGCCGGATGTTGTCCAGCGCATGGGCCTTTATCCGGTGCCGCCGGGGGCTTCGCCGCTGCCCGGTCTGGAAGTGTCGGGAACCGTTGTCGCGCTGGGCGAAGGCGTCGGGCCGGAATGGATCGGCCGCAAGATTTGCGCGCTGACCAATGGCGGCGGCTATGCCGAATTTTGCGTTGCGCCGGTCGGACAATGTCTCGATGTGCCGGACAGTCTGACCATGGCTGAAGCGGCGGCGCTGCCGGAAACTTTGTTCACCGTATGGGGCAATTTGTTCAACCGGGCCTTTGCCCGTGAAGGCGAAGCGGTGCTGGTCCACGGCGGCACCAGCGGCATCGGTACCATGGCGATCATGCTTGGCAAGCTGTTCGGCCTGAAGGTCATTGTGACCTGCGGCAGTGATCAGAAATGTACCGCCGCCAAGCAGGTTGGTGCCGATCATGCGATCAACTACAAGACCGAGGATTTCGTCGAGCAGATCAAGAAGATCACCGACGGCAAGGGCGTGAATATCGTGCTCGATATGGTTGCCGGCGATTATGTCGCACGCAACCTGCAATGCCTGAAAGAAGACGGTCGCCATGTGACAATTGCAGTGCAGGGCGGGATGCAGGCGACGATCAACATGGCCCATGTCATGATGAAACGACTGATCCTGACCGGCTCGACGCTTCGCCCCCAGTCGGCCGAGCGCAAGGCGCTGATAGCCGATGAGTTGCACCGTCTGGTCTGGCCGGAGGTTGAAGCAGGCAAATTGAAGCCGGTGATGGACGAAAGCTTTCCGCTCGCCGATGCCGCCAAGGCCCATGCCCATATGGAAGCCGGGGATCATATCGGCAAGATCGTGCTGACGGTCGAATAG
- a CDS encoding DUF1192 domain-containing protein, translating into MDDDENLPRNSKDPVALLIKQDLDPLSVDELDKRISLLKSEISRCEAKKNFAVSHRASAENLFKS; encoded by the coding sequence ATGGATGATGACGAAAATCTACCGCGCAATAGCAAGGATCCCGTGGCTTTATTGATCAAACAAGATCTGGATCCATTGTCGGTTGATGAGCTGGACAAGCGGATTTCCTTGCTGAAATCGGAAATAAGCCGCTGTGAAGCTAAGAAAAACTTCGCGGTCAGCCATCGGGCAAGCGCGGAAAATCTGTTCAAAAGCTGA
- the clpA gene encoding ATP-dependent Clp protease ATP-binding subunit ClpA produces the protein MPSFAESLEKTLHQALKNASDRSHEYATLEHLLLALIDDGDASQVMNACGVDLSELEDAVVLYLDSELDSLKVEKAIDPSPTSGFQRVVQRAILHVQSSGKDEVTGANVLVALFSERESYAVYFLQQQDMSRLDAVSFISHGVGKGGQTAEPAELSGIEGDQDKKEKNKKETALDQFTVNLNVKAAEGRIDPLIGRQAEVDRTVQILCRRSKNNPLYVGEPGVGKTAIAEGLALRIVQGNVPEVLLPAVIYSLDMGSLLAGTRYRGDFEERLKQVVSELEKMPDAILFIDEIHTVIGAGATSGGAMDASNLLKPALSGGVIRCIGSTTYKEFRNHFEKDRALLRRFQKIDINEPSVEDTIKILAGLRGAFEDHHKVRYSPDALKSAVELSTRYINDRKLPDKAIDVIDEVGAMQMLLPPSRRKKMITTKDIEAVIATMARIPPKSVSKDDKKTLENLEKDLKRVVFGQDEAIQKLSSAIKLSRAGLREPEKPIGNYLFSGPTGVGKTEVAKQLASIMGIPLKRFDMSEYMERHSVSRLIGAPPGYVGYDQGGLLTDAIDQNPHCVLLLDEIEKAHPDLFNILLQVMDNGKLTDHHGKTVDFRNVVLIMTTNAGASDMAREGIGFGNMSKEDAGEEAVKKMFTPEFRNRLDAIVPFAYLPTEVVARVVEKFILELELQLADQNVHITLDEDAQAWLTERGYDKLYGARPMGRLIQEKIKQPLAEELLFGKLKNGGEVKVHLKDNALTFEVTAAAPKAKKKKSTAKKTADSKAK, from the coding sequence ATGCCATCATTCGCGGAATCGCTCGAGAAAACCCTGCATCAGGCGCTGAAAAACGCTTCTGACCGCAGCCATGAATATGCGACGCTCGAGCATCTTCTTCTCGCCTTGATCGACGATGGCGACGCTTCACAAGTGATGAACGCCTGCGGTGTCGATCTGAGTGAACTGGAAGACGCCGTTGTTCTCTATCTCGACAGCGAACTGGATTCGCTGAAGGTCGAGAAAGCGATCGACCCCTCCCCCACTTCCGGATTCCAGCGCGTTGTCCAGCGCGCGATCCTCCACGTCCAATCATCCGGCAAGGATGAAGTTACCGGTGCCAATGTATTGGTCGCCCTGTTTTCCGAGCGCGAAAGCTATGCTGTCTATTTCCTGCAGCAGCAGGACATGAGCCGTCTCGACGCTGTCAGCTTCATCAGCCACGGTGTTGGCAAGGGCGGCCAGACAGCCGAACCTGCGGAACTGTCCGGCATCGAAGGCGACCAGGACAAGAAAGAAAAGAACAAGAAAGAAACGGCGCTCGACCAGTTTACGGTCAATCTGAACGTGAAAGCCGCAGAAGGCCGGATCGATCCATTGATCGGACGGCAGGCTGAAGTCGACCGGACGGTCCAGATTTTATGCCGGCGGTCGAAGAATAATCCGCTTTATGTGGGCGAGCCCGGCGTCGGTAAAACGGCGATAGCCGAAGGTCTGGCGCTGCGGATCGTACAAGGCAATGTGCCGGAAGTGCTGCTTCCAGCCGTGATCTATTCGCTCGACATGGGCTCGCTGCTCGCCGGGACCCGCTATCGCGGTGATTTTGAAGAGCGGCTGAAGCAGGTTGTTTCCGAGCTTGAGAAAATGCCCGACGCGATCCTGTTCATCGACGAAATTCACACCGTTATCGGTGCCGGCGCAACCAGCGGCGGCGCGATGGATGCTTCGAACCTTCTTAAGCCGGCCCTTTCCGGTGGCGTCATTCGTTGCATCGGATCAACCACTTATAAGGAATTCCGCAACCATTTCGAGAAGGACCGTGCGTTGCTGCGGCGCTTCCAGAAAATCGACATCAACGAGCCGTCGGTCGAGGATACAATCAAGATCCTTGCCGGTCTGCGCGGTGCATTCGAGGACCATCACAAGGTCCGCTATTCGCCAGACGCGCTGAAATCGGCGGTCGAATTGTCGACCCGCTATATCAACGACCGCAAGCTGCCGGACAAGGCAATCGACGTGATTGACGAAGTCGGTGCGATGCAGATGCTGTTGCCGCCTTCGCGCCGCAAGAAGATGATCACGACCAAGGATATCGAAGCCGTGATCGCGACGATGGCGCGCATCCCGCCCAAATCCGTGTCCAAGGACGACAAGAAAACGCTCGAGAATCTGGAGAAGGACCTCAAGCGCGTGGTCTTTGGCCAGGACGAGGCGATCCAGAAACTGTCCAGCGCGATCAAGCTGTCGCGTGCCGGCCTGCGCGAACCGGAAAAGCCGATTGGCAACTATCTGTTCAGCGGCCCGACCGGCGTTGGCAAGACCGAGGTTGCCAAGCAACTGGCATCGATCATGGGCATTCCGCTCAAGCGCTTTGACATGTCCGAATATATGGAGCGCCACAGCGTTTCCCGCCTGATCGGCGCGCCTCCGGGCTATGTCGGCTATGATCAGGGTGGTCTGCTGACCGATGCCATCGACCAGAACCCGCATTGCGTGTTGCTGCTCGACGAGATCGAAAAGGCCCATCCCGACCTGTTCAACATATTGTTGCAAGTGATGGATAACGGCAAGCTGACCGATCACCATGGCAAGACCGTCGATTTCCGCAATGTCGTGCTGATCATGACGACCAATGCCGGCGCGTCCGATATGGCGAGAGAAGGCATTGGCTTTGGCAATATGTCCAAGGAAGATGCGGGCGAGGAAGCGGTGAAGAAAATGTTCACCCCGGAATTCCGCAACCGTCTGGATGCGATCGTTCCCTTTGCTTATCTGCCCACGGAAGTGGTGGCGCGCGTGGTCGAAAAATTCATTCTCGAACTCGAGCTGCAGCTGGCCGACCAGAATGTCCATATCACGCTCGACGAGGATGCGCAGGCATGGCTCACCGAGCGCGGCTATGACAAGCTTTACGGTGCCCGTCCGATGGGTCGTCTGATCCAGGAGAAGATCAAGCAGCCGCTCGCCGAGGAACTGTTGTTCGGCAAGCTGAAAAATGGCGGCGAAGTCAAGGTCCATCTGAAGGACAATGCCCTGACCTTCGAAGTCACCGCAGCGGCGCCCAAGGCGAAGAAAAAGAAGTCGACGGCAAAGAAAACGGCCGACAGCAAGGCGAAGTAA
- a CDS encoding EthD domain-containing protein, translated as MIKHFFLISKKPGISAQEFRAYYEAHHVPLIKRLLPMFAHYQRHYVDRSESRIDAVQADPGFDVITEIHFATQADYDAFLATVSDPAVLAEIRADEAHFLISDATRSLRMDSSG; from the coding sequence GTGATCAAGCATTTTTTTCTGATCTCGAAAAAACCGGGAATATCCGCACAAGAATTTCGCGCCTATTACGAGGCGCATCATGTGCCGCTGATCAAGCGGCTGCTGCCGATGTTTGCGCATTATCAGCGCCACTATGTTGACCGGTCGGAAAGCCGGATTGATGCCGTCCAGGCCGATCCCGGTTTTGATGTGATCACCGAAATCCATTTCGCCACACAGGCCGACTATGATGCGTTTCTGGCGACCGTTTCTGATCCCGCCGTGCTTGCTGAAATCCGCGCCGACGAAGCCCATTTCCTGATCAGCGATGCCACCCGGTCCTTACGGATGGATAGCAGCGGCTAG
- a CDS encoding helix-turn-helix transcriptional regulator — translation MRRADRLFQIVQYLRGGRLVTAAILAERLEVSERTIYRDIADLQSTGVPIEGEAGIGYIMRSGFDLPPLMFTRDEIVALVTGARMVRAWGGTAMIAAAEEALVKIETVLPEAERSRVGDTKIFSPRIGLAGQSAELIDDCEQAIDAREIVTLDYSDEDGRTTQRAVQPLGLWFWGKVWTLVGWCELRDDFRAFRLDRISQLVPTGKIYQSDPKRSLEEFSRQQREKYRAQIASSKEEGE, via the coding sequence ATGCGCAGAGCCGACCGCCTGTTCCAGATTGTCCAATATCTGCGCGGTGGCAGGCTGGTTACGGCGGCAATATTGGCAGAGCGACTGGAGGTCTCGGAACGCACAATCTATCGCGATATAGCCGACCTGCAGTCCACCGGTGTCCCTATCGAGGGGGAAGCCGGCATCGGCTATATCATGCGCAGCGGCTTCGACTTGCCGCCCTTGATGTTTACCCGCGATGAAATCGTCGCTCTGGTCACCGGCGCGCGCATGGTCCGGGCCTGGGGTGGTACGGCGATGATTGCCGCAGCGGAAGAGGCGCTGGTCAAAATCGAGACGGTTTTGCCGGAAGCCGAGCGCAGCCGGGTCGGCGACACGAAAATATTCTCACCGCGTATCGGACTGGCGGGACAATCGGCAGAGCTGATCGACGACTGCGAACAAGCTATCGATGCCCGGGAGATAGTGACGCTGGATTATAGCGACGAAGATGGCCGCACGACACAGCGAGCCGTCCAGCCGCTGGGCCTGTGGTTCTGGGGCAAGGTCTGGACATTGGTGGGGTGGTGCGAATTGCGGGATGACTTCCGGGCGTTCCGGCTCGATCGCATTTCCCAACTGGTGCCAACCGGCAAAATCTACCAATCGGATCCCAAAAGATCGCTCGAGGAATTCTCGCGTCAGCAGCGAGAAAAATACAGAGCGCAGATCGCCAGTTCAAAAGAAGAAGGAGAATGA
- a CDS encoding glutathione S-transferase family protein, with protein MTLKFYTNPMSRGQIARWALHEAGTDYEQILLEYGTSMKADAYLKVNPMGKVPAIDHDGRIVTEGAAICAYLAEAFPDAGLAPTATERADYYRWLFFAAGPVEAAITNRSLGFEVAQDKEMMAGYGNYDRVVDVLDGKLQTDDYVCGSRFTMADVYFGAQLVWGTQFGTLPKRDSFVAYAKRLIERDAYKAAKAIDDALIAENG; from the coding sequence ATGACGCTGAAATTCTACACCAACCCGATGTCGCGCGGCCAGATCGCACGCTGGGCGCTGCACGAAGCGGGTACAGACTATGAGCAGATATTGCTCGAATATGGCACGTCGATGAAGGCTGACGCCTATCTGAAGGTCAATCCGATGGGCAAGGTGCCGGCGATTGATCATGACGGCCGGATCGTGACCGAAGGCGCGGCGATCTGCGCCTATCTGGCGGAAGCCTTTCCGGATGCGGGGCTCGCGCCAACAGCGACGGAACGGGCGGATTATTATCGTTGGCTATTCTTTGCAGCGGGTCCGGTCGAGGCGGCGATAACCAACCGGTCGCTCGGTTTTGAAGTCGCTCAGGACAAGGAAATGATGGCCGGTTATGGCAATTATGACCGGGTTGTCGATGTGCTGGATGGCAAGCTCCAGACGGATGACTATGTCTGCGGTTCGCGCTTTACCATGGCCGATGTCTATTTCGGCGCGCAGCTGGTGTGGGGCACGCAATTTGGCACCCTGCCCAAGCGGGATAGCTTTGTCGCTTACGCCAAGCGGCTGATCGAGCGCGACGCCTATAAAGCTGCAAAAGCAATTGATGACGCGCTGATCGCCGAGAACGGCTAG
- a CDS encoding Bax inhibitor-1/YccA family protein, producing the protein MAWQDPRTTFGQPPVGTASQTQVAFDAGLRAYMLKVYNYMASGVLLTGVVAMLFASSGLAQDIMFGGGPLKWLIILSPLAIVFAMSYGQNRFSTFTIQAMFWGFAALMGMSMSTIFLVYTGASIAQTFFATAAAFLGLSLYGYTTKKDLSAWGSFLIMGVIGLLVAMVINIFLQSTMMQLVISAIGVLIFAGLTAYDTQRIKSMYAYVAGTDMVGKTVVLSALSLYLDFINMFQFLLYFMGNQD; encoded by the coding sequence ATGGCTTGGCAAGATCCAAGAACAACCTTCGGGCAGCCCCCAGTGGGCACCGCATCACAGACGCAGGTCGCGTTTGACGCTGGTCTGCGCGCCTATATGCTCAAAGTCTATAATTACATGGCGAGCGGTGTTCTGCTCACCGGCGTTGTCGCGATGCTATTTGCCAGTTCCGGCCTGGCACAGGATATCATGTTCGGCGGCGGACCGCTGAAATGGCTAATCATCCTTTCGCCACTCGCGATCGTATTTGCAATGAGCTACGGGCAGAATAGATTTTCCACCTTCACGATTCAGGCTATGTTCTGGGGCTTCGCCGCTTTGATGGGCATGTCCATGTCGACCATCTTCCTGGTCTATACGGGCGCTTCGATCGCGCAGACCTTCTTCGCCACCGCAGCTGCCTTTCTCGGCCTTAGCCTCTATGGTTATACGACCAAGAAAGACCTGTCCGCCTGGGGCAGCTTCCTGATCATGGGTGTGATTGGCTTGCTAGTCGCGATGGTGATCAACATTTTTCTGCAGTCGACGATGATGCAGCTCGTTATCAGCGCGATTGGCGTACTGATCTTCGCTGGCCTCACGGCTTACGACACGCAGCGGATCAAGAGCATGTATGCTTATGTTGCGGGAACCGACATGGTCGGCAAAACCGTGGTCCTGAGCGCGCTCAGCCTGTATCTGGACTTTATCAACATGTTCCAGTTCCTGCTCTATTTCATGGGCAATCAGGACTAG
- a CDS encoding low molecular weight protein-tyrosine-phosphatase — translation MSQSVLFVCLGNICRSPLAEAALRQECAEVGLNVVIDSAGTGDWHVQQPPDERALAVAARNGVDIAHLRARQVTASDFHDFDHIIALDNQNLRDLLALRPTRPRSKLSLLFDHVEGRAGEDVADPYYGGEEGFDQTWAEVTEAARTIRKWLEAG, via the coding sequence ATGAGCCAGTCCGTCCTGTTTGTCTGTCTCGGCAATATCTGCCGTTCCCCGCTGGCCGAAGCTGCCTTGCGACAGGAATGTGCTGAGGTCGGTCTGAATGTGGTTATCGATTCTGCCGGCACCGGCGATTGGCATGTCCAGCAACCCCCGGACGAGCGAGCACTAGCGGTTGCTGCGCGCAATGGCGTGGATATCGCACATTTGCGCGCGCGGCAGGTAACCGCGTCGGACTTTCACGATTTCGATCATATTATTGCGCTGGATAATCAGAATTTGCGCGATTTGCTGGCTCTGCGCCCGACAAGGCCGCGATCGAAATTGTCGCTGTTATTTGACCATGTCGAGGGCAGGGCAGGAGAAGATGTCGCCGATCCCTATTATGGCGGCGAAGAAGGTTTCGATCAGACCTGGGCGGAGGTCACCGAGGCGGCGCGAACGATCCGGAAATGGCTCGAGGCTGGTTGA
- a CDS encoding superoxide dismutase family protein yields the protein MRQHHLTLSGMVLLSLMAAGCSQKDVSPGEVSGNVARAALIGADQAEYGEVIVAQGEKGLLVNIKAQGMSPGPHGVHIHEIGKCEGPDFKSAGGHWNPAAKQHGFDNPQGAHAGDFFNLDIGADGTGALEATVPGATLSGGDNALLDADGAAFVVHEGPDDLKTDPSGESGGRLACGVFVGGR from the coding sequence GTGCGTCAGCATCATCTCACTCTATCGGGCATGGTCCTTTTGTCCCTCATGGCTGCCGGGTGCAGTCAGAAAGACGTTTCCCCGGGCGAAGTAAGCGGCAATGTTGCTCGCGCAGCATTGATCGGAGCGGATCAGGCGGAATATGGCGAAGTGATTGTCGCGCAGGGCGAAAAAGGCCTGCTGGTCAATATCAAGGCCCAGGGCATGTCTCCGGGCCCGCATGGCGTGCATATTCACGAGATCGGAAAATGCGAGGGGCCGGATTTCAAATCCGCAGGTGGCCACTGGAACCCCGCTGCCAAGCAACATGGCTTCGACAATCCGCAAGGCGCGCATGCCGGCGATTTCTTCAATCTCGACATTGGCGCTGATGGTACCGGCGCGCTGGAGGCTACGGTTCCCGGAGCGACGCTCAGCGGCGGGGATAATGCGCTGCTTGATGCCGATGGCGCGGCATTTGTGGTGCATGAAGGTCCGGATGATCTGAAGACCGATCCGTCGGGAGAAAGCGGCGGCCGTCTGGCTTGCGGCGTGTTTGTTGGCGGTCGCTGA
- the folK gene encoding 2-amino-4-hydroxy-6-hydroxymethyldihydropteridine diphosphokinase: MFYLIALGSNQRHQHFGTPRNILAAALQRMDRAGLMIADSSGPITSRPVGPSQRRYANGVAIIQTALPPPALLATLKRIESEFGRRRGQAWSRRVLDLDIILWSGGAFASAEPALTIPHPMMRERSFVLAPAAEIAGDWRDPLTGRTIAQLDARNRRPKKRPEKAPKPLDHERKRP; this comes from the coding sequence ATGTTCTACCTGATCGCCCTGGGTTCGAACCAGCGCCACCAGCATTTCGGAACGCCGCGCAATATCCTTGCCGCGGCGCTGCAGCGGATGGACCGGGCGGGCCTGATGATCGCCGATTCATCCGGTCCTATCACTTCGCGGCCGGTCGGGCCGTCCCAGCGCAGATATGCCAATGGCGTGGCGATCATCCAAACCGCATTGCCACCGCCTGCCCTGCTGGCCACGCTCAAGCGCATCGAATCAGAATTCGGTCGTCGCCGGGGTCAGGCCTGGTCGCGCCGGGTGCTCGATCTGGACATCATATTGTGGAGCGGTGGTGCCTTTGCCAGCGCCGAACCGGCCCTCACCATTCCCCATCCGATGATGCGCGAACGCAGCTTTGTCCTCGCTCCGGCAGCCGAAATTGCCGGCGACTGGCGCGATCCGCTGACCGGCCGGACCATCGCCCAGCTGGACGCCCGCAACCGGCGACCCAAGAAACGTCCGGAAAAAGCGCCAAAGCCGCTTGACCATGAAAGAAAGCGTCCCTAG
- a CDS encoding amidoligase family protein gives MVIELNWKTGFEIELTAPVGKSREDLARALAQKHSGSVQRFFHPQSEPSKVPGQPTFENLTLGFHWLDTDGQKIASFVDDLTLQADFNKRQAPKPCWYRIIADDARLLRLVVRHCEAASSSDKVLEPLADLFGTELLPHESGMSRVMDDRGASVAICAPLPGERERPCEIVTAPIMAGHQEKLSQLLDEAVAQKFAVPVEGATHVHFDATPLLSAPVIAKLVSLFAKFGAELKQLVGVNTDCVRLGAWPNSLVKLTASEKFQTLGWPEAREAMAGLALSKYCDYNLLNIANENKLKHTFEVRVLPSTLDATQILQATSLFEALLAWCCVTASQSESLPDTLAMLINQAPGSKSTSSHWQRQIAARNKLVITSFS, from the coding sequence ATGGTCATTGAGCTGAACTGGAAAACCGGTTTCGAAATTGAACTGACCGCTCCCGTCGGGAAATCCCGAGAAGATCTTGCCCGCGCTCTAGCGCAAAAACACAGCGGAAGCGTACAACGGTTTTTTCATCCGCAATCGGAACCAAGCAAGGTTCCCGGACAACCCACTTTCGAAAATCTGACATTGGGTTTTCATTGGCTCGATACCGATGGTCAAAAAATTGCCAGTTTTGTCGACGACCTGACGCTTCAGGCAGACTTTAACAAACGCCAGGCGCCAAAGCCGTGCTGGTATCGTATCATTGCTGACGATGCGCGCCTCTTGCGATTGGTTGTCCGGCATTGCGAGGCAGCCTCTTCGAGCGATAAAGTGCTTGAGCCGCTGGCTGACCTTTTCGGCACCGAGCTGTTACCTCATGAATCCGGGATGTCCCGGGTGATGGATGATCGCGGCGCGTCCGTGGCCATTTGCGCGCCCTTGCCTGGCGAACGCGAAAGGCCTTGCGAAATTGTCACCGCGCCCATCATGGCGGGCCACCAGGAAAAGCTCTCACAATTGCTTGATGAAGCCGTTGCCCAAAAGTTCGCTGTTCCCGTGGAAGGTGCCACTCATGTGCATTTCGATGCCACTCCCCTTTTGTCCGCGCCCGTTATTGCAAAGCTGGTCTCCCTGTTCGCGAAATTTGGTGCGGAACTGAAGCAACTGGTCGGCGTGAATACAGACTGCGTCCGGTTGGGGGCCTGGCCGAATTCGCTCGTGAAACTGACAGCCAGCGAAAAATTTCAAACGCTGGGCTGGCCGGAAGCACGAGAGGCAATGGCGGGCCTCGCTCTGTCTAAATATTGTGATTATAATCTGCTCAATATCGCAAATGAGAACAAGCTGAAACACACGTTCGAAGTCAGAGTGTTGCCGTCCACATTGGACGCCACGCAAATCCTTCAGGCTACCAGCCTGTTTGAAGCATTGCTGGCGTGGTGCTGTGTCACAGCATCGCAATCGGAATCATTACCCGACACATTGGCTATGTTGATCAACCAGGCGCCTGGCTCGAAATCAACATCGAGCCATTGGCAGCGGCAAATCGCAGCCCGAAATAAATTGGTAATCACATCCTTCTCATGA
- a CDS encoding AI-2E family transporter translates to MAGPEHNVSERPEFRPTTSTIILIAGVIVALVVCYFIAAPFVPAIVWSVTLTLLFMPLQVRLETMVRSPSLAACLVVAFAALVVVVPAVTISGLLLNEAMRGAAHMANIAHPETWARMAADDKLLAPLMDQLGGWLDLSRLLDSVAGSLSIWSGNFVQGSIKGLITMLVTFFFFFYFLRDREKVMARLMEMLPFSASEFAILTGRISDTVFASVYGTLVVATIQGALGGLMFWWLDLPSPFFWGFIMGLLAIVPFLGAFVIWVPAAIILAVGGDPVSALILAAWGTIVVGLIDNIIYPILVGGRLRLHSAVSFVAILGGLALFGPSGIVLGPVVFAVSQSLLQIARQRMTGAGQIIEP, encoded by the coding sequence ATGGCCGGCCCGGAACATAATGTTTCTGAAAGGCCGGAATTCCGGCCGACAACTTCCACGATCATATTGATTGCCGGAGTTATCGTCGCGTTGGTAGTTTGTTATTTTATCGCCGCGCCCTTCGTGCCCGCCATCGTCTGGTCGGTCACGCTCACATTGCTTTTCATGCCACTTCAGGTCCGTCTCGAGACAATGGTCCGGTCGCCCAGTCTCGCGGCCTGTCTGGTCGTTGCCTTCGCGGCGCTGGTGGTAGTCGTTCCGGCGGTGACCATATCCGGGTTGTTGCTGAACGAAGCGATGCGCGGTGCGGCCCACATGGCAAATATTGCCCATCCTGAAACCTGGGCGCGCATGGCCGCAGATGACAAGCTGCTAGCGCCGCTGATGGATCAGCTTGGCGGCTGGCTCGACCTCTCCCGTCTGCTGGACAGCGTGGCCGGATCACTTTCCATATGGAGCGGCAATTTTGTCCAGGGTTCGATCAAGGGCTTGATCACGATGCTCGTCACATTTTTCTTCTTCTTCTATTTTCTGCGCGACCGGGAAAAGGTGATGGCGCGGCTGATGGAAATGCTTCCTTTCTCAGCTTCCGAATTCGCGATATTGACGGGCCGGATATCCGATACTGTTTTTGCGTCGGTCTATGGCACGTTGGTGGTCGCTACCATTCAGGGTGCACTCGGTGGCCTGATGTTCTGGTGGCTCGACCTGCCTTCGCCATTCTTCTGGGGCTTCATCATGGGCCTGCTGGCCATCGTTCCCTTTCTGGGCGCGTTTGTGATCTGGGTCCCGGCCGCGATCATTCTGGCGGTTGGCGGCGATCCGGTCTCAGCGTTGATATTGGCGGCATGGGGCACGATTGTCGTCGGGCTGATCGACAATATCATCTACCCGATATTGGTTGGTGGCCGACTTCGTCTGCATTCCGCTGTATCATTTGTTGCAATATTGGGCGGGCTGGCCCTGTTCGGGCCATCCGGGATCGTCCTCGGCCCGGTTGTCTTTGCCGTGTCGCAAAGTCTGTTGCAGATCGCGCGTCAGCGAATGACGGGTGCTGGACAGATCATAGAACCGTAA